From one Chanodichthys erythropterus isolate Z2021 chromosome 3, ASM2448905v1, whole genome shotgun sequence genomic stretch:
- the LOC137009911 gene encoding dentin sialophosphoprotein-like: MGLINCIVLVALCLQLVWHGNLVGVSGSNSEGLSSVNATFSRDTSEGSSSFNTTFRLGNEVGSSVNSTFSQNSAKGSGSVNATFSQDDTAGSSSVNGTFTQDAAKGSGSVNTTFSQDDIEGSSSVNATFSQDAAKGSGSVNATFSQDAAKGSGSVNATFSQDAAKGSGFVNATFSQDDTERSGSVNGTFSQDVTKGSSSVNATFSQDAAKGSGSVNATFSQDAAKGSGSVNATFSQDAAKGSGFVNATFSQDDTERSGSVNGTFSQDVTKGSSSVNATFSQDAAKGSGSVNATFSQDAAKGSGFVNATFSQDDTERSGSVNGTFSQDVTKGSSSVNTTFSQDAAKGSSSVNATFSQDDPERSGSVNGTFSQDVTKGSSSVNTTFSQDAAKGSGSVNATFSQDAAKGSGSVNATFSQDDTERSGSVNGTFSQDVTKGSSSVNTTFSQDAAKGSSFVNATFSQDDPERSGSVNGTFSQDVTKGSSSVNTTFSQDAAKGSSSVNATFSQDDPEGSEVDATLNQDDPEGSEVDATLNQDDPEGSEVDATLNQDDPEGSEVDATLNQDDPEGSEVDATLNQDDPEGSEVDATLNQDDPEGSEVDATLNQDDPEESVLF, encoded by the exons ATGGGTTTGATTAACTGTATTGTTTTGGTGGCTCTTTGTCTCCAATTGGTATGGCATG GTAATTTAGTTGGTGTGTCCGGTTCAAACTCTGAGGGGTTGAGTTCTGTGAATGCCACCTTCAGCCGAGATACCAGTGAGGGGTCTAGTTCTTTCAACACCACTTTCAGACTGGGCAATGAAGTGGGGTCCAGTGTCAACTCCACCTTCAGCCAGAATTCAGCTAAGGGGTCCGGTTCTGTCAACGCCACCTTCAGCCAGGATGATACTGCGGGATCCAGTTCTGTGAACGGCACTTTCACCCAGGATGCAGCTAAGGGGTCTGGTTCTGTCAACACCACCTTCAGCCAGGATGATATTGAGGGATCCAGTTCTGTCAATGCCACCTTCAGCCAGGATGCAGCTAAGGGGTCCGGTTCTGTCAATGCCACTTTCAGCCAGGATGCAGCTAAGGGGTCCGGTTCTGTCAATGCCACTTTCAGCCAGGATGCAGCTAAGGGGTCCGGTTTTGTCAACGCCACCTTCAGCCAGGATGATACTGAGAGGTCTGGTTCTGTGAACGGCACTTTCAGCCAGGACGTTACTAAGGGGTCTAGTTCTGTCAATGCCACCTTCAGCCAGGATGCAGCTAAGGGGTCCGGTTCTGTCAATGCCACTTTCAGCCAGGATGCAGCTAAGGGGTCCGGTTCTGTCAATGCCACTTTCAGCCAGGATGCAGCTAAGGGGTCCGGTTTTGTCAACGCCACCTTCAGCCAGGATGATACTGAGAGGTCTGGTTCTGTGAACGGCACTTTCAGCCAGGACGTTACTAAGGGGTCTAGTTCTGTCAATGCCACCTTCAGCCAGGATGCAGCTAAGGGGTCCGGTTCTGTCAATGCCACTTTCAGCCAGGATGCAGCTAAGGGGTCCGGTTTTGTCAACGCCACCTTCAGCCAGGATGATACTGAGAGGTCTGGTTCTGTGAACGGCACTTTCAGCCAGGACGTTACTAAGGGGTCTAGTTCTGTCAATACCACCTTCAGCCAGGATGCAGCTAAGGGGTCCAGTTCTGTCAACGCCACCTTCAGCCAGGATGATCCTGAGAGGTCTGGTTCTGTGAACGGCACTTTCAGCCAGGACGTTACTAAGGGGTCTAGTTCTGTCAATACCACCTTCAGCCAGGATGCAGCTAAGGGGTCCGGTTCTGTCAATGCCACTTTCAGCCAGGATGCAGCTAAGGGGTCCGGTTCTGTCAACGCCACCTTCAGCCAGGATGATACTGAGAGGTCTGGTTCTGTGAACGGCACTTTCAGCCAGGACGTTACTAAGGGGTCTAGTTCTGTCAATACCACCTTCAGCCAGGATGCAGCTAAGGGGTCCAGTTTTGTCAACGCCACCTTCAGCCAGGATGATCCTGAGAGGTCTGGTTCTGTGAACGGCACTTTCAGCCAGGACGTTACTAAGGGGTCTAGTTCTGTCAATACCACCTTCAGCCAGGATGCAGCTAAGGGGTCCAGTTCTGTCAACGCCACCTTCAGCCAGGATGATCCTGAGGGGTCTGAGGTTGACGCCACCTTAAACCAGGATGATCCTGAGGGGTCTGAGGTCGACGCCACCTTAAACCAGGATGATCCTGAGGGGTCTGAGGTCGACGCCACCTTAAACCAGGATGATCCTGAGGGGTCTGAGGTCGACGCCACCTTAAACCAGGATGATCCTGAGGGGTCTGAGGTCGACGCCACCTTAAACCAGGATGATCCTGAGGGGTCTGAGGTCGACGCCACCTTAAACCAGGATGATCCTGAGGGGTCTGAGGTCGACGCCACCTTAAACCAGGACGACCCAGAGGAGTCCGTTCTATTCTAA